One window of Gadus chalcogrammus isolate NIFS_2021 unplaced genomic scaffold, NIFS_Gcha_1.0 GACHA105, whole genome shotgun sequence genomic DNA carries:
- the LOC130378839 gene encoding G2/M phase-specific E3 ubiquitin-protein ligase-like codes for MILDCRCHTCGRCQGGYGGGHRRALPHGLLSFVRSLPHRDELLGAALNFLTEGCILTALNQFKEGLETFGILALLRIHHEELKGVFMDTPEPLLASRLESTFMTSYLSEPGSNRRRKEARTLIYWRDWLIEVEDGDTSLTLGAVLAFAMGLKRIPAVGFPIGPRLEVLHEEDGPALFPTANTCSLVLRLPVYPEYNRFKEAMEEAAFSRSTSS; via the exons ATGATATTAGATTGCAGATGCCACACATGTGGAAGGTGCCAGGGAGGCTATGGAGGAGGCCACAGACGAGCTCTCCCTCATGGGCTCCTTTCCTTTGTGCGGAGCCTCCCGCATAGGGATGAGCTGCTGGGGGCAGCCCTCAACTTCCTCACAGAGGGCTGTATTTTGACTGCTCTCAATCA ATTCAAAGAAGGGTTGGAGACCTTCGGGATTCTAGCTCTTTTGAGGATCCACCATGAGGAGCTCAAGGGGGTCTTCATGGACACACCTGAGCCGCTGCTGGCCTCCCGGTTGGAGTCCACATTCATGACGTCCTACCTGTCTGAGCCGGGCTCCAatcggaggaggaaggaggccaggacccttatatattggagggactggctgatcgaggtggagg ATGGAGATACGAGTCTCACCCTGGGGGCGGTTCTGGCGTTTGCCATGGGCCTCAAAAGGATTCCTGCTGTGGGTTTTCCCATCGGACCCCGGCTTGAAGTCCTCCATGAGGAAGATGGACCGGCCCTTTTCCCCACGGCCAATACCTGTTCCCTGGTCCTCAGGCTACCGGTGTATCCGGAGTACAATCGATTTAaggaggccatggaggaag CTGCCTTCTCCAGGTCAACTTCGTCCTGA